The genomic stretch CAACGGAACCTCTCCTAGTCCACAAACATTACTCCTCCCCAGACATTGGTCCCCATTTCCTGGATGAACCAGGCTCAGAACAGTGCTGCCACAGTCCCAGCTTGGCCCTCCCCACAGACATGGCCAGAGAGAAATCTCATACTCTACAGTTCTCCCACCTGTATCCAGAGAAGGAGGGAACATATTTCTGGAAGACAGCTCGGAATCGAGTAGGATTCACAGCTTCACAGGAGTCAGGGTGCCACAGGGCaccaatcacatctgcaaaggctATTGGGATAGGAGTAGGGAAGGAAAGCAAAGTTTAATGACTGGAAGAGGCAAGcaagaggaggctcaaagggtggAAAGTAACCTCTAGGTAAGTAGACACTGGGAAAAAATGGGCACAACTGCCAGATTTACAGGTTGGGGCCCACCAGCACTGGCTGATGGGCCTGCAAGGGGCAGGGGAAAAGGGACCTGGAAAAAAGGGAAGAGGAGTTGCTATCCCACCTTCAGTGAGTTCTTGGGCTCGGCTCCCTCCAGGCACCTCTAGCCGGAAGTCTCTTCGCAGACAGAAGTCCCGAAGAGGCCGAGTGCTACTCAGACATTGTAGCACAGCATTCAGAAAGCACTAGGGAGCAGTAGAGACCCTGCCATTATCTCTCCAGTCCTGGAAGCCTTAGAAGAGCTTCAGTGTTCTCCTTCCACATCCCTTCCCCAAATCAGCCAGTCCCCCCAACACACCCCCATTCCCACTCCCAgaattattttacattctttttggaGAGGAAGGACAGAATGGCTCTCACCGTATTCCCCAGATTTCGAAGGCCAACATGACCAGAACCAAGAAGCAGTGTGTGATGAGCCTGGAAGGTCAGAATATAGTCAGCAGGTTCCCAGTCAAGCTGctcactgcctcccccaccccatacGTTCTTCATCTCCAAACTCTACCCTTTTTCCCTCACTGGGTGTTCTGGTTTCCCTACCTCAGTGGCCATGAGCAGTAAGCCCATCACAGCTGAGTGTACCACGGACTCAGCCATGGCTGTCCCACCTGTTCCCCACTTACTCCTCTGCCCAGCTAGCCGGCGTTGCAGTTCCTGGGGCAATTCCCCAAGCACTGGCATGGCTGCCCAgccgctccccacccccaccttgctGCCCCCAAGGCCCCCTCCTGCCCCCGTGGCCCCTTCTTGCACACTCTCCTGCTGGCTCCAACTGCAATCAGCCTAGCTCACTTAGCTCAGGAAATGGGCAACCACATTAGCTCAGATGTTCTGAGCCCGCCCTTCTTCAGCTCCAGAGATTAATTAGGCCTAGGCAGAGTCTGTGGAGAGAAGGTACAGCAAGGGAAAGGAAGGGCCTGGGGACCCAATGAAGAATTCCAAATAGTTGGGTTAATTCCCTGGGGACTAACTCTGTGTTGGGGAGTCACAGACAATCCAGAAAAGGGTCTATGAGGCTCAAGGGTACTTAAgcaagggagaggagagagtcAAAACTGTTGTAATGAGGGGCTGAGAAATGAACTTGGGGAAAAGGGGGACAGGGAAACCATATGCTGGCAAGAAAGCTGAGAGCAAGGAGGATCATGAGCATGGAAGGCCACATGTGCTGGCAAGTCCTCACCATCTTGTCATCTGAGTAGAAAGCCTCAGAAGGCCGAGCCGGTATCACATGGAAGGAGCCACGGGAGGTAGGGGGCTCTGTCCGTATGCTGAGCAGGGTGGGGGGCCCTGAAAAACCCCCGAGGCGGCGGAGAGAGGTGCTGCGTCTTAAAGTGGGTGGCTCAGGCCGGAGTGCCAGGCGGCTAAGTGCAGCCCCCAGCTCTCCGACACCATGGTGCCCTCCCAAGGCAATCCCCAATGGGCGCAAATCCCCACTGCTCACAGACTTGGAACGGGCTAGGTTGGTCCGGGATGGCAGAGGCAGAGCCACAGCTGGGGATGGGGAGCCAGGCAGAGGAACCCCATGATCTGCCCGAAGGGGGCCTCTTGGACGAAGGCCTGAGGTCCGTCCCCGTCCCAACTCCAGTTTCTTTAGCCGATCATCAGAGGGACCTGGCCGGGGAGGCAGAGGTCGTAACATGGGGTTTGGCCCAGGAGCTGGGTTGCGGCGTTCCTTGCTGCGGGCCCGGGGAGCAAGTGGTAGCTTGGATACCACTCGGGGCTGGACATTAACAGGTGGCTCTCGGGTTCGGCCCAGGCGGTGCTCAGAAGCCTGGGGCATTATGTACACCACAGGCTGGACCTGGGAGGAGAAGAGATGGTCAACATTTGAGTATGGACAGAGATGGGCACCTAGGCTCCCATACTAGCTAGCCTATACATGTTCTGAGGGCAGGAACCATGTCTAGCATATCAGTCATTATAACCCCAGTACCTGGCATtgtgtttggcacatagtaaatacttAATATCTATTaagtaaagaaatgaatgaattgaccctttcgatatgccccaccccctccctgaagACTACAGCTTTACTGAAAAGCCAGTGATAGTTCCCATCTCTGCTGTCTTTATACTCTGTAAGGTCAGGACAAGGGCCCCCATACCTAGCTAGTGAAGTGGGAAGTGCCCCGGGTCACTTAGAACCTTTGGTCAAATGGGGGTGTGGATACAAGGATAACTGTCTCAAAGACAGTATTCCACCCTCAAAAACCTGTCCCTCCGCACTGCAAAGAAAGCAGACTAAACGGGTGACTTGTGATCCATTCCCTCCATACCACCCCTCCTCCCCGAGCTCTGACATGGGGGGCAGTGGGGTCGGGGTGGGGGACAGTGGTCGGGGATGGAAGACTAACAACTCCTTGACCCCTAATCTCTGCTTCTTTCCCACCCCAGCTGGGCTTTAGCCGGGTCCGCCCCTCTCGAGAGCAGAAAGGCCGAGGCCACTGATTGGCTACGGGGTCCGGCGGCATATTCCCCGCGGTCCAGGGATGCTGTCCCGCCAGCCCAATTCTCCCAAGCTCCGCTGGGCCCCACCGCGCCTCCGCCTTTGTGGGAGATCGTCCTCTTGGGTCTGGAGCAGCCTTCCTTTAGCAACCCCCACACCATATTGCCCCAGCCCGTACCTGTCCCCCGGTGAGGCAGCGGGGGAGGCCAGCCAGGGCCAGGCCCCAGCTCAGGGCCACCCCTTCCTACCCCCGTGCAGCCCCCCCGCGGGCCCGACTGCAGCTTTAGCTGCAGCTGTAGCCAAGACCGCTACCGCCGCAGGCGCCGCCGCCATCTTTGTTGGTCCCGCCCAGCGCCGGGCCACCGGCTTCACCGCCTCCCAGAGAGTCTGCGCAACCACACTCGTAACCCACCCGCCCGCATTCTTGGCGCTTGCGTGAACCCGCCCCCTTGGCTCCGCGGCGGACACCATGGAAACGCAGCCAGTGTTAGCATCTACGGTTCCCAATCCTGCCTAGAATGGTTTTTAAGCCACCGCTGCTGAGGTACAGGCGCGCTTCACCCCATCCTGTGGCCCAAAAGAATGTAGACTGACAATTGTAGTATGGCCTCCAGGCTTGCAGCACAGAGCCTGCCCAGACAGCAGAGGTGCGGATGGGGAAGCTGCAGGGCCTGTGTCCAGCCCGCAGACCAGTAGAGAAGTATCCAGCACTCAATATAGGGCTGGGAAGATCCCTGGAGGGCGGGGAGTGCAGGCGCTGCAAAACCATGCTTTAAGCTCTTTGCAGGCCAAAGCAGTAGGGGGAGGCATAGCTCATGGGTAAAGGACAAAGGCAGATCTCAGCAGCAGGGAGAACAGTCAGACTTCTCTTCATTCCGCAGTTCCTGACCAGAGCAGCCTTCATTTCCCCCCTCTCCCAAACTAATGTAGCAGGTCTTAGCCTGCTCACCTTCTGTCAGCAGACATCAATGAGAACCATAAGTCACTGGAGGAAGCAGCTTTTATTGATGGGTTGTCTTTACAAACCAAAAAGGTTGTACTACGTACCCACTTTGATTTACCCCCATCCCTCCAGGATCTCACATAGGTCCATCTGGAGAGGGGTTATACATTGCCTCTTGGTTTTCTAAGGGCCAagtcttttcctctccctcttcagCCTCAGTTAGAAACTTAGTAGCCATGTATATTTTGCAGCAATACCTGCTGCAGCTACTTAGTAACAACTAGGGGTGGAAATGGGTCTGGGGTAGAAGTTAGGTGAGTAAGACCAGTGATGCACAGTAAAACAGGAACCTAGCCTATCAAAGGTCCCTCTGTCCTGCCCCAATGTCTTGACACTTCATGGATTGCATTTCTCTTTATGCTGGATCACGCCTTTCTGAATCAGATCCGGGATTTCCACCGCCAGCCATGGGCCCAGCTGCAATACAAAGGAGACCCTGTGAGAGTACTACCACCCAGTCAACACCTCCTGTCCCACAGGAAGCTCCTTCCTGCAGAGAGATTCTGCAGGAGCATACATAAAGGACAATAGTGTTATTTCTTGTTGACTCTCAGCTAATTTTCTTGTATTGCTCAAGGCCTAACTCCCCTCAAGTGTCAAATATGCCAAAACTTACCCCTAGAGCCATGAGATGAGCTAGTCCAAACTTGGGCACATTCCTGGCCCACAAAGGCTTGAAATGGTCGGTCAGGCATATTTTGCCACCCCTAGGAAAGGCAGGAGAGGAAGGTATTGGCATGTTAGGTTACCTTGGGAGCAGAAGAAGGCTACTAGAAATCAGAATTGAGAACAAGATCAGCTAAGTATTTTCCCCAGGAGTGAGAGAGGAAGGCCTAGAGCTCCTCTAGGTCAGCAGAACTCTGGGAAAATCTTCTGCCTCCCAGAGTTCTTCCCTAAGGCCTTCTTTGATCCTTTTCTA from Choloepus didactylus isolate mChoDid1 chromosome 2, mChoDid1.pri, whole genome shotgun sequence encodes the following:
- the USP21 gene encoding ubiquitin carboxyl-terminal hydrolase 21 isoform X2, yielding MPQASEHRLGRTREPPVNVQPRVVSKLPLAPRARSKERRNPAPGPNPMLRPLPPRPGPSDDRLKKLELGRGRTSGLRPRGPLRADHGVPLPGSPSPAVALPLPSRTNLARSKSVSSGDLRPLGIALGGHHGVGELGAALSRLALRPEPPTLRRSTSLRRLGGFSGPPTLLSIRTEPPTSRGSFHVIPARPSEAFYSDDKMAHHTLLLGSGHVGLRNLGNTCFLNAVLQCLSSTRPLRDFCLRRDFRLEVPGGSRAQELTEAFADVIGALWHPDSCEAVNPTRFRAVFQKYVPSFSGYSQQDAQEFLKLLMERLHLEINRRGRRAPPILANNPVPSPPRRGGALLEEPELSDDDRANLMWKRYLEREDSKIVDLFVGQLKSCLKCQACGYRSTTFEVFCDLSLPIPKVCDRCRQKTRSTKKLTVQRFPRILVLHLNRFSASRGSIKKSSVGVDFPLQRLSLGDFSSDKAGSPIYQLYALCNHSGSVHYGHYTALCRCQTGWHVYNDSRVSPVSENQVASSEGYVLFYQLMQEPPRCL
- the USP21 gene encoding ubiquitin carboxyl-terminal hydrolase 21 isoform X1, which codes for MPQASEHRLGRTREPPVNVQPRVVSKLPLAPRARSKERRNPAPGPNPMLRPLPPRPGPSDDRLKKLELGRGRTSGLRPRGPLRADHGVPLPGSPSPAVALPLPSRTNLARSKSVSSGDLRPLGIALGGHHGVGELGAALSRLALRPEPPTLRRSTSLRRLGGFSGPPTLLSIRTEPPTSRGSFHVIPARPSEAFYSDDKMAHHTLLLGSGHVGLRNLGNTCFLNAVLQCLSSTRPLRDFCLRRDFRLEVPGGSRAQELTEAFADVIGALWHPDSCEAVNPTRFRAVFQKYVPSFSGYSQQDAQEFLKLLMERLHLEINRRGRRAPPILANNPVPSPPRRGGALLEEPELSDDDRANLMWKRYLEREDSKIVDLFVGQLKSCLKCQACGYRSTTFEVFCDLSLPIPKKGFAGGKVSLRDCFSLFTKEEELESENAPVCDRCRQKTRSTKKLTVQRFPRILVLHLNRFSASRGSIKKSSVGVDFPLQRLSLGDFSSDKAGSPIYQLYALCNHSGSVHYGHYTALCRCQTGWHVYNDSRVSPVSENQVASSEGYVLFYQLMQEPPRCL